One genomic segment of Corallococcus silvisoli includes these proteins:
- a CDS encoding helicase-related protein, with protein sequence MNSSPSGRPSAVVAELGPTNTGKTYRAIERMLEHETGIIGLPLRLLAREVYDRVTAKVGEGRVALMTGEEKRIPPRPDYWICTVEAMPTDRQVDFLAVDEIQLAAHRERGHVFTDRLLHARGLKETWFLGADTMRPMVQALIPHVSLKRATRLSQLRYAGRRSLKSLPPRSAVVAFSADRVYELAEALRRLRGGVAVVLGALSPRTRNAQVAMYQAGEVQYLVATDAIGMGLNLDLNHVAFATLSKYDGAEQRDLFPDELAQIAGRAGRHLNDGSFGALNTLPELPPRMVSAIESHRFPAVRSLIWRNSALDFASPEALLDSLSRAPRHHGFVRVERADDFDALKGLSLVPAIRDLTHDRASVELLWQVCQIPDFRKGLFGQHVALLRETFLQLTAGDGRLDPLWLGRQVSPLDDASGDIHTLMDRLAAIRIWTYISHRPGWLHDAEEWQERTRRIEDALGDALHERLVERFVQQAARRSARRFVRTPARPQVGSDSPFAKLGLLLAEVPGAEGGALTEEQFVQRVVDATHDAFEVDAAGRISFESQPLARLVRGKDRRSPQLALAEPEVWTGGARQRLERRLVALARDLVTEAMGGFPAEALTGAGQSAVTRGLAYRLAEGLGVIAQGEAREQWRLLDAESQERLRTLGVREGQRFLWVADALAPQAMERRCMLTALFQQGPPPQGIPREPVVDVAALGGRNARAFGYELMGPVALRIDIVERLGESLRHPQGAQQARALMQQLRLEGGARAQVLRSLGGPAAGAVSKKRRRRRGKTPSAASSHGPQPHPGPRRSGAGEGGAQGEG encoded by the coding sequence ATGAATTCGAGCCCATCCGGCCGGCCGTCCGCAGTCGTGGCGGAGCTGGGGCCCACGAACACGGGGAAGACCTACCGTGCCATCGAGCGGATGCTCGAGCACGAGACGGGCATCATCGGGTTGCCGCTGCGCCTGCTCGCCCGCGAGGTCTACGACCGGGTGACCGCGAAGGTGGGCGAGGGCCGGGTCGCGCTGATGACGGGGGAGGAGAAGCGCATCCCGCCCCGGCCCGACTATTGGATCTGCACGGTGGAGGCGATGCCGACGGACCGACAGGTCGACTTCCTCGCCGTGGATGAGATCCAGCTCGCCGCGCACCGTGAGCGCGGCCATGTCTTCACCGACCGTCTGCTCCACGCGCGCGGGCTCAAGGAGACGTGGTTCCTGGGCGCGGACACGATGCGGCCCATGGTCCAGGCGCTCATCCCGCATGTGTCGCTGAAGCGCGCCACGCGGCTGTCTCAGCTGCGCTATGCCGGGCGCCGCTCGCTGAAGAGCCTGCCGCCGCGCTCGGCCGTGGTCGCGTTCTCCGCGGACCGCGTGTACGAGCTGGCCGAGGCGCTGCGTCGCCTCCGGGGCGGCGTGGCCGTGGTGCTGGGCGCGCTGTCCCCCCGGACGCGCAACGCCCAGGTGGCGATGTATCAGGCCGGCGAGGTCCAGTACCTGGTGGCCACGGATGCCATTGGGATGGGGTTGAACCTGGACCTCAACCACGTCGCCTTCGCGACGCTCTCCAAGTACGACGGCGCGGAGCAGCGGGACCTCTTCCCGGATGAGCTGGCGCAGATCGCGGGCCGCGCGGGGCGTCACCTGAACGACGGCAGCTTTGGCGCGCTGAACACGCTGCCGGAGCTGCCGCCGCGAATGGTGTCAGCCATCGAGTCACACCGGTTTCCAGCGGTGCGCAGCCTCATCTGGCGCAACTCGGCGCTCGACTTCGCCAGCCCGGAGGCGCTGCTGGACTCCCTGTCGCGAGCGCCGCGCCACCATGGCTTCGTCCGGGTGGAGCGCGCGGACGACTTCGACGCGCTCAAGGGCCTCTCGCTCGTCCCGGCCATCCGGGACCTCACCCACGACCGGGCCTCGGTCGAACTGCTGTGGCAGGTCTGTCAGATTCCGGACTTCCGCAAGGGGCTCTTCGGTCAGCACGTCGCGCTGCTGCGGGAGACCTTCCTGCAACTCACCGCGGGAGACGGGCGGTTGGATCCGCTCTGGTTGGGCAGACAGGTGTCGCCGCTGGATGACGCCTCTGGAGACATCCACACCCTGATGGACCGGTTGGCGGCCATCCGCATCTGGACCTACATCAGCCATCGTCCGGGCTGGTTGCATGACGCGGAGGAGTGGCAGGAGCGCACCCGGCGCATCGAGGACGCGTTGGGGGACGCCCTCCATGAGCGGCTGGTGGAGCGCTTCGTCCAACAGGCCGCGCGCAGGAGCGCACGCCGCTTCGTGAGGACGCCCGCGAGGCCGCAGGTCGGCTCGGACAGTCCCTTCGCGAAGCTCGGGCTGTTGCTGGCGGAGGTGCCGGGTGCGGAGGGTGGGGCGCTGACGGAGGAGCAGTTCGTCCAGCGGGTGGTGGACGCGACGCACGACGCCTTCGAGGTGGACGCGGCGGGACGCATCTCCTTCGAGAGCCAGCCGCTGGCCCGCCTGGTGCGAGGCAAGGATCGCCGCTCACCGCAGCTCGCGCTGGCGGAGCCGGAGGTCTGGACGGGCGGCGCGCGGCAGCGGCTGGAGCGCAGGCTGGTGGCGCTGGCGAGGGATCTCGTGACGGAGGCCATGGGAGGCTTTCCCGCCGAAGCCCTCACCGGAGCGGGCCAGTCCGCGGTGACGCGGGGCCTCGCCTATCGGTTGGCGGAGGGGCTGGGGGTGATTGCCCAGGGCGAGGCGCGCGAGCAGTGGAGGCTCCTGGATGCGGAGTCCCAAGAGCGCCTGAGGACCTTGGGTGTCCGTGAGGGACAGCGCTTCCTCTGGGTCGCCGACGCGCTCGCGCCACAGGCGATGGAGCGCCGTTGCATGCTGACAGCGCTGTTCCAACAGGGGCCCCCACCGCAAGGCATCCCGCGAGAGCCGGTGGTGGACGTAGCGGCGCTGGGCGGCAGGAACGCCCGGGCGTTCGGCTACGAGCTGATGGGCCCGGTGGCGCTGCGGATCGACATCGTGGAGCGGCTGGGGGAGTCGCTGCGTCACCCGCAGGGCGCCCAGCAGGCGCGGGCGCTCATGCAACAACTGCGGTTGGAGGGGGGCGCGCGGGCCCAGGTCCTACGCTCGCTGGGAGGCCCGGCCGCGGGCGCGGTGTCGAAGAAGCGGCGACGGCGGCGAGGCAAGACTCCCTCGGCGGCGTCTTCCCATGGACCCCAGCCGCACCCGGGCCCTCGGCGGAGCGGCGCGGGGGAAGGGGGCGCTCAGGGGGAGGGCTGA
- a CDS encoding B12-binding domain-containing radical SAM protein: MGGGRVLSPVLLVGAGTGEATCGILYLASYLRRGGVEAFVRLYDGDETDAEVMRSFESLVARVRPKLVGISLKWFHHVDRALLIARTLRKIDPAIRIVVGGNSASYWWRELNAYDCIDHIVLGDGELPLLAICNGDPSPPNCVTRDPDGRPRRLPLAYVQRATNTEDIYYSHFNELFLSQMDLNSFSGWVAPGKGCGENCLYCGGARGNQKAAFGRAKPFLRSEESVRRDHQEIAGRTWQMRYDFAGSTAEFLGSTWAGVDLSRHCCTYFLWGVPRVELVEALSRTFQRIYMVIDIGCFSEQQRLEQMGRGLLKPCAKDRELLDVIDACRRHANVEIEISGIGGLPFASKATLEEELRLVERIIGLDCVVGYQRLEAQPGALVTEHPARFDMVSEAKTFTEFLDYFERREPGDVSVPMIRFKDAQLEAAVQRTSDRVDALAWKHRDARKQLAITGRTRLRNTAPSTQRFTLGDWLGSHRAPAKVAGEPVTVLRSVDGITLSCAPSVSPRRFSDPTLTQGEDGAVLLAALAAFDRPTTVASAVSHLGSKARLDPDSARDVIDHLVDGRFLQPA, translated from the coding sequence ATGGGTGGTGGTCGCGTCCTCTCGCCAGTTCTCCTCGTCGGCGCCGGAACGGGCGAAGCCACGTGCGGCATCCTCTACCTGGCCAGCTACCTGCGCCGCGGTGGGGTCGAGGCCTTCGTGCGGCTGTACGATGGGGATGAGACGGACGCCGAGGTGATGCGCTCCTTCGAGAGCCTGGTCGCCCGCGTGCGGCCGAAGCTGGTGGGGATCAGCCTCAAGTGGTTCCACCACGTGGACCGCGCGCTGTTGATCGCGCGGACGCTGCGGAAGATCGACCCGGCGATCCGCATCGTCGTGGGAGGGAACTCCGCGTCGTACTGGTGGCGGGAGCTGAACGCCTACGACTGCATCGACCACATCGTGCTGGGCGACGGCGAGCTGCCGCTGCTGGCGATCTGCAACGGTGACCCGTCGCCGCCCAACTGCGTGACCCGGGATCCGGACGGACGTCCCCGCAGGTTGCCGCTGGCCTACGTGCAGCGCGCCACCAACACGGAGGACATCTACTACTCCCACTTCAACGAGCTCTTCCTGAGCCAGATGGACCTGAACTCCTTCTCGGGGTGGGTCGCGCCCGGCAAGGGCTGTGGCGAGAACTGCCTCTACTGCGGAGGGGCCCGGGGCAACCAGAAGGCCGCGTTCGGCCGCGCGAAGCCGTTCCTGCGCTCCGAGGAGAGCGTGCGCCGGGACCACCAGGAGATCGCCGGACGGACCTGGCAGATGCGCTACGACTTCGCGGGGAGCACCGCGGAGTTCCTGGGCAGCACCTGGGCCGGGGTGGACCTGTCGCGGCACTGCTGCACGTACTTCCTGTGGGGCGTGCCCCGCGTGGAGCTCGTCGAGGCGCTGTCCCGGACGTTCCAGCGCATCTACATGGTCATCGACATCGGCTGCTTCTCCGAACAGCAGCGCCTGGAGCAGATGGGCCGAGGGCTGCTCAAGCCCTGCGCGAAGGACCGGGAGCTGCTGGACGTCATCGACGCCTGTCGCCGCCATGCGAACGTGGAGATCGAAATCTCCGGCATCGGAGGCCTCCCGTTCGCGAGCAAGGCGACGCTGGAGGAGGAGCTTCGGCTCGTGGAGCGGATCATCGGGCTCGACTGCGTGGTGGGCTACCAACGGCTCGAAGCTCAGCCCGGGGCGCTCGTCACCGAGCACCCCGCGCGGTTCGACATGGTGAGCGAAGCGAAGACGTTCACGGAGTTCCTGGACTACTTCGAGCGCCGCGAGCCGGGGGACGTGTCGGTGCCGATGATCCGCTTCAAGGACGCACAGCTTGAAGCGGCGGTGCAGCGCACCTCCGACCGGGTGGACGCGCTGGCCTGGAAGCACCGCGACGCGAGGAAGCAGCTGGCCATCACGGGACGCACGCGGCTGCGGAACACCGCGCCCTCGACGCAGCGGTTCACGCTGGGGGACTGGCTGGGCAGCCACCGGGCGCCCGCGAAGGTGGCGGGGGAGCCCGTGACGGTCCTGCGCTCGGTGGACGGCATCACCCTGAGCTGCGCTCCGTCGGTGAGCCCGCGAAGGTTCTCGGATCCGACGCTCACGCAGGGCGAGGATGGCGCCGTCCTCCTCGCGGCCCTGGCCGCCTTCGACCGGCCGACGACCGTCGCCAGCGCGGTGTCACACCTGGGCTCCAAGGCGCGGCTCGATCCAGACTCCGCGCGCGACGTGATCGACCACCTGGTGGACGGACGCTTCCTCCAGCCGGCGTGA
- a CDS encoding dipeptidase: protein MRPTLALLSLILLASPACTHGTNAQVPPANLDLDERSRLLAKRLLIADGHIDVPYRLHETLGPDGTPTEDISQRTSGGDFDHPRAVEGGLDVAFMSIYIPSELQKSGGAKALADSLIDMMERVARGAPEKFAMAHSVEQAQRNAQAGKVSFALGIENGAAIEDRLENVRHFQQRGVRYITLTHFQDNLLGDAAASQGKGTWNGLSPFGRQVVAEMNRVGIMVDVAHLSDDTLRQAVEASQVPVIASHTSCRHFTPGYSRNIPDELIRAVAAKGGVVMINFGSRFLIPEVHAYDARLSTALEAYAQERGLSKGSPELQTFIDAYLREHPSPLARVEDVADHIDHVVKLVGIEHVGLGSDFDGVGPSLPTGLKDVSQYPNLFRVLLERGYSEADIEKIASGNVFRVWRQVEAFAH, encoded by the coding sequence ATGAGACCGACCCTGGCGCTCCTCAGCCTCATCCTGCTCGCATCGCCGGCCTGCACTCACGGAACCAACGCCCAGGTCCCACCCGCGAACCTGGACCTCGACGAGCGCAGCCGCTTGCTCGCGAAGCGACTCCTCATCGCGGACGGCCACATCGACGTGCCCTACCGCCTCCATGAAACGCTGGGGCCCGACGGGACGCCGACCGAGGACATCTCTCAGCGCACCTCGGGGGGCGACTTCGACCATCCGCGCGCCGTGGAGGGCGGGCTCGACGTGGCCTTCATGTCCATCTACATCCCCTCGGAGCTCCAGAAGTCGGGCGGGGCCAAGGCGCTCGCGGACTCGCTCATCGACATGATGGAGCGGGTCGCGCGCGGGGCCCCGGAGAAGTTCGCCATGGCCCACTCCGTGGAGCAGGCCCAGCGCAACGCCCAGGCGGGGAAGGTGTCCTTCGCGCTGGGCATCGAGAACGGCGCCGCCATCGAGGACCGGCTGGAGAACGTCCGCCACTTCCAGCAACGCGGCGTGCGCTACATCACCCTCACGCATTTTCAGGACAACCTCCTCGGCGATGCCGCGGCCAGCCAGGGCAAGGGCACCTGGAACGGGCTCAGCCCGTTCGGGCGACAGGTCGTCGCGGAGATGAACCGCGTGGGCATCATGGTGGACGTCGCGCACCTCTCCGACGACACCCTCCGGCAGGCGGTGGAGGCGAGCCAGGTGCCGGTCATCGCCTCGCACACCTCCTGTCGTCACTTCACGCCCGGCTACTCGCGAAATATCCCCGATGAGCTCATCCGCGCGGTGGCCGCCAAGGGGGGCGTGGTGATGATCAACTTCGGCTCCCGGTTCCTCATCCCGGAGGTCCATGCCTACGACGCGCGGCTCTCCACCGCGCTGGAGGCCTACGCCCAGGAGCGTGGCCTGTCGAAGGGCAGCCCGGAGCTCCAGACCTTCATCGACGCCTATCTCCGCGAGCACCCGTCCCCCCTGGCTCGGGTGGAGGACGTGGCCGACCACATCGACCACGTCGTGAAGCTGGTCGGCATCGAGCACGTGGGGCTCGGCTCCGACTTCGATGGCGTGGGCCCGTCCCTGCCCACCGGACTCAAGGACGTCTCACAGTACCCGAACCTGTTCCGCGTCCTGCTGGAGCGCGGGTACAGCGAGGCGGACATCGAGAAGATCGCCTCGGGCAATGTCTTCCGGGTGTGGCGGCAGGTGGAGGCGTTCGCCCACTGA
- a CDS encoding DUF6600 domain-containing protein codes for MTSTAAPLGQTSSIADFRETLSPYGTWINVPDAGWVWRPNPDIVGPDFVPYSTGGQWVSSDWGWTFESQWNWGWAPFHYGRWFISPNVGWVWWPDTEWAPAWVDWRWGGGFVGWQPLGPPGISVGIGLGAGIGIGLGWTFVSAGDFVRPDVWRHRLPPNRVPQVYRQTQPVGERVAARNGHWNRGPEPQQVARVTGHPVPQARPMTPPTAHPPRARTGTPVAPARPVAPARPVAPARPVAPAPQRAPAAPREEPAARPSTVPAEPHEPVAPRTEPAEPHETHEPAPPHEAPSHPEGGHPEGGHPEGGHSGGGSHHGH; via the coding sequence GTGACTTCGACGGCCGCCCCCCTGGGCCAAACCTCCTCCATCGCTGACTTCCGGGAGACGCTGTCTCCCTACGGTACGTGGATCAACGTGCCGGACGCCGGCTGGGTCTGGCGCCCCAACCCCGACATCGTCGGCCCGGACTTCGTTCCCTACTCCACCGGAGGCCAGTGGGTCTCCAGCGATTGGGGATGGACGTTCGAGAGCCAATGGAACTGGGGCTGGGCGCCCTTCCACTACGGCCGGTGGTTCATCTCGCCGAACGTGGGCTGGGTGTGGTGGCCTGACACCGAGTGGGCCCCCGCCTGGGTGGACTGGCGGTGGGGCGGCGGCTTCGTCGGCTGGCAGCCCCTGGGGCCTCCTGGCATCAGCGTGGGCATTGGCTTGGGCGCCGGCATCGGCATCGGCCTGGGGTGGACCTTCGTGAGCGCGGGCGACTTCGTGCGACCCGACGTGTGGCGCCATCGCCTTCCTCCCAACCGGGTCCCCCAGGTGTATCGGCAGACGCAGCCAGTGGGTGAGCGCGTGGCGGCTCGCAATGGCCACTGGAACCGAGGCCCCGAGCCGCAGCAGGTCGCACGCGTGACGGGTCATCCCGTGCCGCAAGCGAGGCCGATGACGCCGCCCACGGCGCACCCGCCGCGCGCTCGCACCGGAACTCCCGTGGCGCCTGCACGACCCGTGGCGCCTGCGCGGCCCGTGGCGCCTGCGCGGCCCGTGGCGCCCGCGCCTCAGCGCGCGCCCGCCGCGCCGCGCGAGGAGCCAGCGGCCCGCCCCTCAACCGTGCCGGCCGAGCCGCATGAACCGGTCGCTCCGAGGACTGAACCCGCGGAGCCCCATGAAACCCATGAGCCCGCCCCACCGCACGAGGCCCCGTCTCATCCCGAAGGCGGGCATCCTGAAGGCGGGCATCCTGAAGGCGGGCACTCCGGCGGCGGTTCACACCACGGTCATTGA
- a CDS encoding siderophore-interacting protein: MASAKVMLGNLLGRFLFHDARVTQVREVSRAFRQIDCEGPALRGQGWSPGDKVQVYLPGLGMRTYTPLSWDEARGATAFLVYLHGDSPGAKWGRDARVGDAVQFFGPRRSVSLEAGDAPVVLFGDETSFAVAHAFRTGAKRDVTPVFEVSSRDACAPALRELGFEGRDVERTAADAHLAQVHERLKEALKARPGATLVMTGRAQSIQALRKQLRGDGERATPKVKAYWAVGKAGLD, from the coding sequence ATGGCATCCGCGAAGGTCATGCTGGGAAATCTGCTGGGGCGCTTTCTCTTCCACGACGCCCGGGTGACGCAGGTGCGCGAGGTGTCGCGCGCCTTCCGTCAAATCGACTGTGAAGGTCCTGCCTTGCGCGGCCAGGGGTGGTCGCCGGGAGACAAGGTCCAGGTGTACCTGCCGGGCCTGGGCATGCGCACGTACACCCCGCTGTCGTGGGACGAAGCCCGCGGGGCGACGGCCTTCCTCGTGTACCTGCATGGCGACAGCCCGGGAGCGAAGTGGGGCCGCGACGCGCGGGTCGGTGACGCGGTGCAGTTCTTCGGGCCCCGGCGCTCGGTGTCACTGGAGGCAGGCGACGCGCCGGTGGTCCTCTTCGGTGACGAAACGTCGTTCGCGGTGGCGCACGCTTTCCGGACCGGAGCGAAGCGGGACGTCACGCCCGTCTTCGAGGTATCGAGCCGCGACGCGTGCGCCCCCGCGCTGCGTGAGCTGGGCTTCGAGGGCCGGGACGTGGAGCGCACCGCGGCGGATGCCCACCTGGCGCAGGTCCACGAACGCCTGAAGGAGGCCTTGAAGGCCAGACCGGGCGCGACGCTGGTGATGACGGGCCGCGCGCAGTCCATCCAGGCCCTGAGGAAGCAGCTGCGCGGCGACGGCGAGCGCGCCACGCCCAAGGTGAAGGCCTACTGGGCCGTGGGCAAGGCAGGGCTCGACTGA
- a CDS encoding Isoquinoline 1-oxidoreductase subunit: MSLRLKALGAVLGAGAAGVTLALMFSAGCGGRARHAVAEPLPAVEPQALRAPAVFASIEDKKERSRALFLEASRVMLHPRCVNCHPAGDSPLQGDAFQVHDPPVARGPSDQGVPGLECTSCHQDRNAQLARVPGAPQWHLAPRVMAWQGRTPRALCEQLKDPARNGGRSLAQLVEHSAHDELVGWGWKPGADRVPAPGTQAEFGALVAAWVKDGAECPREESRP, encoded by the coding sequence ATGAGTCTTCGCTTGAAGGCACTGGGAGCCGTGCTGGGCGCGGGTGCGGCGGGGGTGACGCTGGCGCTCATGTTCAGCGCGGGATGTGGAGGCCGCGCGAGACACGCGGTCGCGGAGCCGTTGCCCGCCGTGGAGCCGCAGGCGCTCCGTGCTCCGGCGGTCTTCGCCTCCATCGAGGACAAGAAGGAGCGCTCGCGCGCGCTGTTCCTGGAGGCGAGCCGGGTGATGCTGCATCCCCGGTGCGTCAACTGCCATCCCGCGGGAGACAGCCCGCTGCAGGGAGACGCCTTCCAGGTGCACGACCCGCCGGTGGCGCGAGGCCCCAGCGACCAGGGCGTGCCGGGCCTGGAGTGCACGTCGTGTCATCAAGACCGCAACGCACAGCTGGCGCGGGTCCCCGGTGCGCCCCAGTGGCATCTGGCGCCCCGGGTGATGGCGTGGCAGGGGCGAACGCCCCGTGCGTTGTGCGAGCAGCTGAAGGATCCGGCGCGCAACGGGGGCAGGAGTCTGGCGCAGCTGGTGGAGCACTCCGCGCATGACGAGCTGGTGGGATGGGGTTGGAAGCCCGGAGCGGACCGGGTTCCGGCGCCGGGAACGCAGGCGGAGTTCGGGGCCCTGGTGGCAGCGTGGGTGAAGGACGGCGCGGAGTGCCCGCGCGAGGAGAGCCGACCGTGA
- a CDS encoding (2Fe-2S)-binding protein yields the protein MSIRVRVNGTEHELDVDPEMPLLWALRDVLTLTGTKYGCGQALCGACVVHIDGAAVRSCVTPVRRAEGREVMTIEGLSPDGSHPLQKAWVELAVPQCGFCQAGQLMTAAALLAKKPKPTDAEIDQSLAGNLCRCGTYTRIRAAVKKAAGLPTE from the coding sequence GTGAGCATCCGGGTGCGAGTGAATGGAACCGAGCACGAGCTCGACGTGGATCCGGAGATGCCGCTGCTCTGGGCGCTGCGCGACGTCTTGACGTTGACGGGGACGAAGTATGGCTGTGGCCAGGCGCTCTGCGGCGCGTGCGTGGTGCACATCGACGGGGCGGCGGTGCGCTCCTGCGTGACGCCGGTGCGCCGGGCGGAGGGCCGCGAGGTGATGACCATCGAGGGGCTGTCGCCGGATGGCTCGCACCCCTTGCAGAAGGCATGGGTGGAGCTGGCGGTGCCACAGTGTGGCTTCTGTCAGGCGGGGCAGCTCATGACGGCGGCGGCGTTGCTGGCGAAGAAGCCGAAGCCCACCGACGCGGAGATCGATCAGTCGCTGGCGGGCAACCTGTGCCGCTGCGGGACGTACACGCGCATCCGCGCCGCCGTGAAGAAGGCGGCGGGACTGCCGACCGAGTGA
- a CDS encoding xanthine dehydrogenase family protein molybdopterin-binding subunit, with product MEDIRIRLSRRSVLEGMGLVAAGLGLEVVLPARAHAAPMPTSLPAVPTEGLRANVFVHVAPDGVVTIVCHRSEMGQGVRSSLPVLIADELGADMAHVKVVQGDGDAAYGDQNTDGSSSVRKIFDDLRYAGATARTMLVAVAAKRWKVDPAECEARDHAVFHKGGSRVLKFGELASDAAKLKVPKKDAVTLRPRSELKHLGKELPLLDGPDIVTGRAVFGADVVLPGMRTAVIARPPVAGGRVARYDATKALAVPGVRQVVELPAATKPFLFQPLGGLAVVADHTWAAMRGRAALEVTWEGGDNASYDSAAYREQLLEVIGKPGKVVRNVGDAEGALAKAAKRVQATYTTPHLAHAPMEPPAAVARVENGTCEVWATTQNPQAARSEVAKALGMDPSKVTVHVTLLGGGFGRKSKPDYVVEAALVAKAVGAPVRLQWTREDDVRHDYYHSTSAQRLEAGLDEQGKVVAWHQRIAFPPIGSTFADATFAGDGEMGQGITDLPLAIPDIRMENCEARAHTRIGWLRSVANIYHAFAVQSFIDELAHERGTDPRDTLLEVLGPSRIVTPKDLGVAKVPNYGQSLDEHPVDTARLRRVIERVTGLARWDERKQQGRALGLAAHRSFLTYVAVVVSVVKDASERIRVDEAWIVADAGTIVNLERVRAQMEGAVVFGLSLGLYGAITMKDGATVESNFRDYRLARIAEAPRKIHVDIIPSDGRPGGIGEPGVPPVAPALANAVFALTGTRARELPLVKTVKV from the coding sequence ATGGAAGACATCCGCATCCGTCTGTCGCGCCGTTCGGTGCTTGAAGGAATGGGGCTGGTGGCGGCGGGCCTGGGCCTGGAAGTGGTGCTGCCCGCGAGAGCGCATGCTGCGCCCATGCCCACGTCGCTGCCCGCGGTACCCACGGAGGGCCTGCGGGCGAACGTCTTCGTGCACGTGGCACCGGACGGGGTGGTGACGATCGTCTGTCACCGTTCGGAGATGGGGCAGGGCGTGCGCAGCTCGCTGCCGGTGCTGATCGCGGACGAGCTGGGCGCGGACATGGCCCACGTGAAGGTCGTCCAGGGTGACGGCGACGCGGCCTACGGAGACCAGAACACGGACGGCTCCAGCAGCGTGCGGAAGATCTTCGATGACCTGCGCTACGCGGGAGCGACAGCGCGCACGATGTTGGTGGCGGTGGCGGCGAAGCGCTGGAAGGTGGATCCGGCGGAGTGTGAGGCGCGCGACCACGCGGTGTTCCACAAGGGGGGCTCGCGGGTGTTGAAGTTCGGAGAGCTGGCCTCCGACGCGGCGAAGCTGAAGGTGCCGAAGAAGGACGCGGTGACGCTGCGGCCCCGGAGCGAGCTGAAGCATCTGGGCAAGGAGCTGCCGCTGCTGGACGGGCCGGACATCGTGACGGGGCGCGCGGTGTTTGGCGCGGACGTGGTGTTGCCGGGGATGCGCACGGCGGTCATCGCGCGTCCGCCCGTCGCGGGGGGCCGGGTCGCCCGCTACGACGCGACGAAGGCGTTGGCGGTGCCGGGGGTGCGGCAGGTGGTGGAGTTGCCGGCCGCGACGAAGCCCTTCCTGTTCCAGCCGCTGGGCGGGCTGGCGGTGGTGGCGGACCACACCTGGGCGGCGATGAGAGGCCGCGCGGCGCTGGAGGTGACGTGGGAGGGCGGGGACAACGCGAGCTACGACTCGGCGGCGTACCGCGAGCAGTTGCTGGAGGTGATCGGCAAGCCGGGCAAGGTAGTGCGCAACGTCGGTGACGCGGAGGGCGCGCTGGCGAAGGCGGCGAAGCGGGTTCAGGCGACCTACACCACGCCGCACCTGGCGCACGCGCCGATGGAGCCGCCCGCGGCGGTGGCGAGGGTGGAGAACGGCACCTGCGAGGTGTGGGCGACGACGCAGAACCCGCAGGCGGCGCGCAGCGAGGTGGCGAAGGCGCTGGGCATGGACCCGTCGAAGGTGACGGTGCACGTGACGCTGCTGGGGGGCGGGTTCGGCCGCAAGTCAAAGCCGGACTACGTGGTGGAGGCGGCGCTGGTGGCGAAGGCGGTGGGGGCGCCGGTGCGGTTGCAGTGGACGCGCGAGGACGACGTGCGCCACGACTACTACCACTCCACGAGCGCGCAGCGATTGGAGGCGGGCCTGGATGAGCAGGGCAAGGTCGTGGCGTGGCACCAGCGCATCGCGTTCCCGCCCATTGGCTCGACGTTCGCGGACGCGACCTTCGCGGGAGACGGAGAGATGGGGCAGGGCATCACGGACCTGCCGCTGGCGATCCCGGACATCCGGATGGAGAACTGCGAGGCGCGAGCGCACACGCGCATCGGCTGGCTGCGCTCCGTGGCGAACATCTACCACGCGTTCGCGGTGCAGAGCTTCATCGACGAGCTGGCGCACGAGCGGGGAACGGATCCGCGTGACACGTTGCTGGAGGTGCTGGGGCCGTCGCGGATCGTGACGCCGAAGGACCTGGGCGTGGCGAAGGTGCCGAACTATGGGCAGTCACTGGACGAGCACCCGGTGGATACGGCGCGGCTGCGGCGGGTGATTGAGAGGGTGACGGGGCTCGCGCGCTGGGACGAGCGCAAGCAGCAGGGAAGGGCGCTGGGACTGGCGGCGCACCGCAGCTTCCTGACGTACGTGGCGGTGGTGGTGTCGGTGGTGAAGGACGCGAGCGAGCGCATCCGGGTGGACGAGGCCTGGATCGTCGCGGATGCGGGCACCATCGTGAACCTGGAGCGCGTGCGTGCGCAGATGGAAGGTGCGGTGGTGTTCGGCCTGAGCCTGGGGCTCTACGGTGCCATCACGATGAAGGACGGCGCCACGGTGGAGAGCAACTTCCGGGACTACCGGCTGGCGCGGATCGCGGAGGCACCTCGGAAGATCCACGTCGACATCATCCCCAGCGACGGACGCCCCGGAGGCATCGGCGAGCCCGGTGTGCCCCCGGTGGCGCCGGCCCTGGCCAACGCCGTGTTCGCGCTCACGGGGACCCGCGCGCGCGAACTGCCGCTGGTGAAAACCGTGAAAGTGTAA